AACAGGAATCTAAAAATCATACATCAGTGAAAACTGGAATTCCGCCAAAACCTGCATTCGTAACAGAAACAGAAAATTTCACTAAATATGAAAGTCAAGGAGATAGATTTTACAAAGTCACGCAAATACCTCAATCTAAGAAGAAATATAGTTTTACAACTGAAGCAATTGACGAAGCTGAGGAAGTAACTACGGAGAAAATTATAGAAACACGAAAACCTTCAACAAAAAACAATCATAAGAATAAAGAGAATTTACAAACTGATCGACCAATTGACAGACCACATAAAGAACAAGATAGGAAACAACAATACCCTCAAATCAATACTAAAAGGAAACAAGAAAATGAGGCAGAGCAAAACAATAGAGACAGAATCGAAAACACTAAACCCAATAACGaaaaacacaaagaaaacaCAAGCCAGCAAAAAGAAAAGAACGTTAAACCAACTAAAGATACCCCAGATGATAAACTGAAGAATATGGAGAATCTAAtgaaattaatgaaagtagtCGCTGATACGATATCTCAGAACACGCGGCGAAGTTTCGGCGGCAAGATGAGGTACTTACACGAACTGAAGAATTCTATACTCGCTAATATTGGTAAGTACTTCGTtagatacctacttactttaataaaatatgacaattcTGATAATTCTATTGCAAGGTAGGTATTTACCTATAGGGATACATTAATTGGCTATTTTGAAGTGACTAGACTCTAAATGGAATTGCGTAGAATCTCGCtatctcaataaaaataacagcaGAGGTAGATACAAAGTGATCAACCCTCTCGCGAAATAGGTTAAAAACAGACGGGATGACATCAAAGCGGTACAGATCATACTGATATAGATGTATAAGTATTAAATGGATAAATCTGTCTTTCTACCATCACgcctaaacttttttttttttttatttttttaataacccatatctgtcccactgcagggcaagggtctcctcccgaacgagagggaggggttaggccttgagtccaccacgctggccaagtgcgggttggggactttgcatgccctcaataaatgtattaaacaaattttaggcatgcaaggtttcctcacgatgttttccttcaccgttagagcaagtgataattatttctaatacacacataacttcgaaaagtcattggtgtgttgcctcggattcgaacctgcgaccacttgcgtgggaggtgccaacttaaaccactcgcctaaactttattaaataaaaataaataataaataaatatgattggacaattcacacacggtcatttgattccaaactaagcagagcttgtactatggtaaccaaataactgataaacatacttatatacttctaaatacatacttatatagatacattaacatccaggctcagaacaaatactcgtgctcatcacacaacgatttgtcccgggtgggattcgaacccaccacacgcggcgctccggttgttgcggcgaggtgaccgcttaaaccactgcgccaaacgtgcagatTATACACAGAGCTGTGTTTGATCCCAGCTCTGGGtataatttttatcaaatttaactCTGAAGCGTCTGAAATTAAGTgaatagagattttttttacacgATTAGAGCCGCGCGGGTCTGCTAGTGGTAAATACGtatgtagcaattatttatataatgagaGTTATTTCCCCAGCGGATCGCATAGATGCCACCTGGCCGGACGACGGCACCCCCCACAGACGCTCAAGGTCGGCGCACGAGGCCCGCGGACACGTGCACTTCCCCTCGTCCGAGAGCGCCCTCATGACCATCTCATTCCTCACATTCGCTGTATTTCTCATCAAACTTGTTTTGGTAAGTACCGAATACAGGCTACCCATGTTTTGAGGTAAAAAAAATAGGACATTAGGGACTGCTATGGACAAATAATAGTGGAAAATGTCTGCGTACATTTACATCGAACATTAAATGCCATATCAATCAGTCCATCCTAGGGTTGGGCTGCAAAACCTATACCAGGCTGAAATGGACCTGGTAGACCCTAGCTATAGACTTTAGCCAGAGTCGAGGCGCTAAACAAAGCCTCATAAGCCACATTAATGATACAAAGCAAGTTCGACCTAAAAGACAATAAGAAACGTAGGTACTGAAATTCTTAAtacctaagtaggtactaaTTACTAGAACAAACCAAAAAGTAACTAATACATCGCAGAGACAATTAGACTTCAATATAAGCAACGGGACTGTCCCAAAAACATAGAAAAGGGTAGCAACCTGTCTACTAAGGTATAAGAATAAACCCTGtcctttgaaaaaatattattatctggtATCAATTTGAAAGGGTCTTTATTATTGCGATTTGAATACGTCTAcgtattttgttaaattgaaTAGCCACGTGCGAATATGGTACACCTTATGTACCTAATACCTTTACAAATGCTTGAATTATGCGCATTAAATGATGGGAGCCTGTGAGGAGTCTGTGTACTTAATTTGTAATGGGGACATTTCGTTGCGTAATTACGATTTTACAAGTACACTTTTAACAAGCAAATGTTCGCATAAGATTATCTTATTggaattttgataattttttaaGCCCTTATCAATAGAATTCAATAATGAATCATCGGAATTAATTTATAGATACCCGCAAAACGTAGTCTTTCTATAACGTAAATCATTGACTTGAATCcgaaatttaagtttttatacagacaataattataacttagATGGACTTACTTATAACAAGCCTTTTCTATTGAATTTCAGCAAGTAATCCACACGTACAAGAACAAAACCATGATGGTGGCTCCCGTGATGGTGGCGTCAGCaggccgcgccgccgccgcgctcgtACAGCGGAccaaacactgaaataaataaaacctacaACTTTAATTTTCctggtttttaataaaatgttataataactttgttttatttatacttagttaaaattttactagATTTACCTACAAGGCGTTAGATTTGATAAAACTCTTTGTACAAAGTaggtagtacctacctacaataattatgatttcttagaatgtaggtaggtatgtactaacaatttattttagttaattaggTTTGCCCTAGTAGATAAGTAAAAGTCGCCAAATTAGGTACCTTACTCTTAGTACTACTTTATCTCCTCGATAATTCCATtgaattatgtacctacataatgtgaaaataaatttaataaggGTCACTGAGAGACGCGACGGACGAGGAGCGCTCAAAATGGTTCgctttgttaatttattacagtACGCGTTTGGTCGTTGTAGCAATAACTTGTCAATCCATACGTGcctcattataaaaaaatattcttaccaAATCGAAAGTTTCGCACTTTGCATTTGCACATTTTCATCAGTCTATTTACAACACCGagaaattaactaaataactacAACCTGTGCTACAACGTTGTTTGAATACCcgccaaaatattttaataacatttcgttcagaaatatttatgtaagtattggttaacattatatttctttttaattttcaaaagtatttgattttaaaattagctaaatattaataacttacgttgatataatttaaataaaaatcaagtcagatatttacaatttttattttatcttgaaGTGTTgcgttattaaaatttattgacgTAGTCGTAAAGGGACGCAATCCCATTTCTGAACGAACTTGAACGAAGTCAACCTTTCATTCAGTCAGCTAGCGGTCGGACGTTTTCTCTCAACCGTAATGTTTGATTTTCTGTTATTTGTAATATGAACAACTTGAGTGACCAATTGATATTATACAGTTCGGGTGCAAGTCTTAGCGAGCCGTCAGGATCATCAGATAAGCTGGTAGTAGCGCTGCCTACGACAGACGTAAATCTGGACGGTAAGTTTATACTTACTCTTTGTTTTTCTtcgtgtttgtattttttttttagagaTATGGtttatgttgtaaaatattagAAACTTGTGTTTTATTGGTAGATAATCTTATATTCTACTGTTTAGATACATTTTTCTACACAGTTTCGTCATATAATAATGTGTAGTGGTATTTATATTAGCCTTCGCTACCTGTGTAACCCCTTCCCCGGACGGGAATGGCGGCcggattaattattattgattaccTGCGGGCGCATCGGTCACCTTTGTTGAAGCTGCGCGTATTTTATCTCATTTCATAGTTCTTTCTCTGCTAATATTTTGTCGATGCTACATTGAACAACaaatttgcaaaataataaatctaaattttcttgtaagtatttattattaaaatcgcGATGATCCTTGTGTATAAATGTTGATGAAAGATATACAAAATGGAGTCAGGTGTCTAGGTATAAACAAACCCATTTaacactattattatttgtttacacaATTTGCACGATTGCTTTATTCAGAAAACTTTGATTTGCTAATACCACtctcaacattttttatttgtattttaccaACATAAAGactgaaaaatattatgacaatattttttaacaagatttttactttaatatggttaaacaaaatgtaatacataaaatactaagATAACTAGAGCCTAGCAACTtgtataaaaagataataaccCCATGTATTTCGATTGGTCTAGATGTGAAAGATTTCTCCAACGTTTGCCGGATCTGTGCTACGGTTACTGAGCTCGTCATCCCGATATTCTCCGGAGAGGGGCTGCAGAACAACCTCGCTGATAAGATACAGAAACACTTGCCTATCAAGGTAAATATGTTGAAAAATACtagaatgttaaaatatttaatatttcgaACTTTTTGAATGTAAAGTAGACCTACTTTGTTTCTCCAGACCTAAGTTTCGATTTTGATATCCTAGTGTTggatctatttaaatatttttttcttggtgAATCAGGTATTTTAAGAAAAAGGGAACCTTATATTGTATACTTGTCCAATATGTTAGAACAAAGTATCTAATAAATGGTATAATGCCAAGAAACATTAGAAATTTCGTTTACGATTTTACGTTACATTATAAAAGGAGGTGAGAAAGAATTCAAGAAACCACCATTTAAGGTCAATGGCATCAAAATCagcaaattaataattattctttTCTCCAACAGGTATCAACAACAGACGTGCTCCCGCAAGTGGTGTGCTACCAGTGTTCCAGCACCTTACTAGCGTGGCACGAGCTGGTCAAGTGCTGTGTGCAAGCCGACCAAGCTCTCAAGACAAAAGTCGCTGCTGACGCTAGACTTGCCAAGGTGAATAGACATATCTTCTGTGTACAATCttctgtttatttaatttggtaTGAGAATTAAATGGTATAGagtaaatactattatttttactgaatatctatataaaaaaaatcgtattaaataaaagtgatgttTATGTGAGCCTACATAATTGTATTTCGTTCACGCGACGTAGCATTTACAAGTTAAATTTATAGTTACCATATTGCAGTTTGCATAATTAAAGCCAGTTTATATATTGTAGGGAGGGAAGCTTATCGCAGTCATGGCTGTCTCGGGCCCAGGAGAGGACCAAAAAGCGTGAGTACCATCAATTACCTACAGTAGTTCACTTGCCCATAGGTATGAAAATGTTGCCTTTTCAGGTCGTTCCATCTCCTTCTCCAAACTGTCCTCCTCAGTTACTTGAATCTCTTGGACCTGGGATCACATTTAGACTTGGAGTTTGTTTGCCAAAAGTGTGTCGAGAAACCAGCTTTGTCCACAACCGAGAGCCTCGCGGATCACCTCAAGTACGACCACAGTACCGACGTCACAAGCGAACAagatttaaaaacgtttatacaaaattatataactttCGAAGAGGTGTTACTTTCCGAAGACTCGGATGGTGATTTTCTGGAAAGCGaagaaaaacctttaaaacCTTTGCCCAATCTGTTCTGTCCGTTTTGTGCGAACGTGTTCTCGTCTGCTACAAGATTGGTGTGTCATTTGAACAAACATATTGAAGTGTGCATAGAAGATGGTGTGATGTGCTGTGACGTCATCTATAGGGATAAGAAGACCTTCGTGACTCACGTACAAGATGCACACGTCGATAGAACTATTGACGAAACAGTGCAAGTGTGTAAAACTTGCGGCTTTACTACTGAAGACACGAATGAGTTACTAACGCATATCAACGagctacacacggaacaaaaGAACGACAAGGAAAAGAGAGTGCAGAATCCAAAGAACCAGAAGTACATACCGGCGGTGTGTCCCGAGTGTAACAAGACGTTTTCTAACAAGTACAACATGTTCGTTCACATG
Above is a window of Anticarsia gemmatalis isolate Benzon Research Colony breed Stoneville strain chromosome 19, ilAntGemm2 primary, whole genome shotgun sequence DNA encoding:
- the LOC142981190 gene encoding uncharacterized protein LOC142981190 isoform X2; amino-acid sequence: MNNLSDQLILYSSGASLSEPSGSSDKLVVALPTTDVNLDDVKDFSNVCRICATVTELVIPIFSGEGLQNNLADKIQKHLPIKVSTTDVLPQVVCYQCSSTLLAWHELVKCCVQADQALKTKVAADARLAKGGKLIAVMAVSGPGEDQKASFHLLLQTVLLSYLNLLDLGSHLDLEFVCQKCVEKPALSTTESLADHLKYDHSTDVTSEQDLKTFIQNYITFEEVLLSEDSDGDFLESEEKPLKPLPNLFCPFCANVFSSATRLVCHLNKHIEVCIEDGVMCCDVIYRDKKTFVTHVQDAHVDRTIDETVQVCKTCGFTTEDTNELLTHINELHTEQKNDKEKRVQNPKNQKYIPAVCPECNKTFSNKYNMFVHMKSHSDASPTFPCDKCNKTYRNQGNLNTHKRQAHEGILNFLCSECGEAFPTRSARDVHARLHTGLKPYTCTYCDKSFRAKNTLDRHIEIHLNIRRHECEICNKKFRKKTHLTYHVSTHGK